The stretch of DNA GCCATCGACAAGGCCCGAGAGCAAGGCCGGAGAATAGACTATCAACTGGTGTATGCCGGTAGAGCAGACGATCCCGCGCTGGAGCCAACCCTCTTTGCCGACCTGCAAATACCACGCCCCACGGCCTGCCTGGGCGTAGACTGCACCAACCTCAACGAACTCACCGGGCAAGTGATGTCCGCCTTCGAGACCCATCTCCAAGCCCATCCCGCCACGGTCGTCATCGTCGTAGACGACCTCGCCTCGACACTCGCCGCCGCCATCGTCGCCAAAAAACAAGGACTCCTCTTGGCACACCTCGTGGCCGGAACACGCAGCTTCGACATCAACATGCCCAAGGAAATCAACCGGCTCGTCATCGACGGACTCAGCGACCTCCTCTTCACCGCCGGGCCCGGTAGCAACAGCATCGCCACGAGAGAAGGAGCCGAACCCTCCAAAATCTATCTCGTGGGCAACATCCTCATGGATACACTCCGGCACAACCGCAACCGATTCGTCCGTCCCCGTCAACTCGAAACACTGGGCGCAAAAGACGGAGCCTATCTCGTCTTCACCCTCAATCGCAAAGCCCTCATCGCCCGGCGCACCCTGCTGCAAGACATGCTCCAAGAACTCATCCGCCAGGCCGGGTCACACCCCATCATCGCCCCTCTGCGTCAAGAAGCCGCCCAGATCGTCGGCGAATGTATCCAACGGTTCGACACCCACACCGCTGCCACCTTCCACCTCATTCCACCGCTCTCCTATCTCGAGTTCGGCTACCTCACGGCACACGCCAAAGGCATCATCACCGACTCGGGCAACGTGGCCGAAGAAGCCACCTTCAACGGCGTGCCCTGCATCACACTCAATAGCTATACCGAACACATCGAAACCGTCAAAACGGGCACCAACCTCCTCGTCGGCGAAGATGCCCAACGGCTGGGACAGGCTATCGCCCAACTCGTGCAAGACCGCTGGAAAAATGCCGCCATCCCCGACCGATGGGACGGACGCAGCGCCGAACGTATCGTCAGCATTCTCCTCGAACAACAACCCTAATCCCCCCACACACATGAACAACCCTCAGAGCGACAGCATCGTCATCATCCCCACCTACAACGAAAAAGAAAACATCGAGAAAATCATCCGGGCTGTCTTCGACCTGGAAAAATGCTTCCATCTCCTCGTCATCGACGACGGTAGTCCCGACGGCACCGCCACTATCGTACGTCGATTGATGGACGAGACGTTCGAGGGTCGCCTCTTCCTCCTTGAAAGAAGTGGCAAACTCGGACTCGGCACCGCCTACATCGCCGGTTTTAAATGGGCCCTGGAACGCAACTACGAATACATCTTCGAGATGGACGCCGACTTCAGTCACGATCCCGCCGATCTGCCCCGTCTCTACGCCGCCTGCCACGACGAAGGCAACGACGTAGCCATCGGCTCGCGCTACGTCAGCGGCGTGAATGTCGTCAACTGGCCCATCGGGCGCGTACTCATGAGCTATTTCGCTTCGAAATACGTTCGCCTCGTCACCGGCTTCCGGGTGCACGACACCACCGCCGGATTCAAATGCTACCGCCGGCGCGTGCTCGCCACCATCCCCTTAGACGAAGTGCGCTTCAAAGGCTACGGCTTCCAAATTGAAATGAAATACACCGCCTACAAAATCGGATTTAAAATCAAAGAAGTGCCCGTCATCTTTGTCAATCGGCGCGAAGGCACCAGCAAAATGAGCGGTGGCATCTTCGGCGAAGCCTTCTTCGGCGTGATGCGCCTCCGACTGGATGGATGGCTGAGGAAATATCCCCAAATGCCGGGATAAAAACGATATGGACAAACAACAGATTCTACAAATGTACAGAGCGCAGCCGCAAACAGCTGCGCTCGAAAAAATTTTAGAAGAGAAGGAGATCAAAAATATCTTCCTTCAAGGCTTGGTGGCCTCTGCTGCCCCTACGTTCTTTGCCGGATGGGCGGCAAGAGAGCTGCAAACCGCCCTCTTCATCCTGCCCGATGCCGATGAGGCCGGCTATTTCTATCAAGACCTGGTTCAGCTCCTGGGACAGGAAGACGTGCTGTTCTTTCCCTCGTCCTATCGTCGCGCCGTGAAATACGGTCAGCGCGATGCTGCCAACGAAATCCTGCGCACCGAAGTGTTGGCGCGCGTCGGTGCCGGCAGACCCTGCTATATCGTGGCTCCGGCAGAAGCTCTCTGCGAACGAGTGACATCCAAAGAACAAATCGACGAACGTACGCTAACCATATCCGTCAGTCAAACCGTCGACCCCTCGGAACTGGCGCAGACGCTGCGAGGATTCGGATTCTCCGAAGTGGATTATGTCTACGAACCCGGCCAGTTTGCCCTGCGTGGAAGCATTGTCGATGTCTACTCTTACAGCAGCGAACTGCCGTTCCGTATCGACTTCTTCGGGGATGAAGTAGACACCCTTCGGACGTTCGATGTAGAGAGTCAGCTCTCGCATGACCGACGTACGGCTGTCGAGATCGTTCCTCAACTCGGCGCGACCGTCAGCGAGAAAATCTCCTTTCTGCGCTTCTTGCCCAAAGAAACCCTGTTGGTGATGAAAGATTTCGGCTACATCCGCGACATCGTCGAGCGCACCTACAAGGAAGGATTTCTCTCGCAGTTCATGACCGAACGCATGGAAGGCATCAGCGAAATAGAACAACGACAACTGATGGACGACATGCAAAGAGAACGCCAACTCATCACTGCATCGGAGTTTACCGCAGATGCCGCCAACCTTAAACACCTTTACATCGGTGCGCAACCCGTGGGTGTTCCACAGGTCACCATCCCCTTTCACACTACAGCCCAACCGTTGTTTCATAAGAACTTCGACCTCTTACGGCAAACTCTGGAGCACTATCAAGGGCAAGGCTATCGGTTGCTGATTCTAGCTGAAAGCCGGAAACAGCAGGAGCGTCTGCACGAAATTCTTTCTGCCGAAGAAGAACCTGACTCTAAAACCACGACCGACCGCTCCTCCCGTTTCGCCTCCTCTCCCCGGTCTCCGCTGCCTCTTGAGTATCCCGGAGAGTTTACGTTGCACGAAGGATTCGTCGACAACGACCTGCGCGTCTGCTTCTTCACCGACCATCAGATATTCGACCGTTTTCACAAATACAGTCTTAAGAGTGACCGGGCGCGGGCAGGGAAACTCGCCCTAACGATGAAAGAACTGCAAGAGATGGAGCCCGGCGATTTCATCGTGCATGTCGATTTTGGTGTAGGGCGATTTGGCGGATTGATGCGCGTCCCCACCGGAAATTCGTATCAGGAGATGATACGCATCATCTATCAGAACAACGACAAGGTGGACGTCTCCATCCATTCGCTCTACAAGATAGCGAAATATCGCAAGAGCACTTCGGGCGAGCCGCCGCGACTCTCAACCTTGGGCACCGGAGCCTGGGAACGGCTGAAGGAGAGGACCAAGACGCGCATCAAAGATATCGCCCGCGACCTGATTCGCCTTTATGCCAAACGGCGTATGAAGAAAGGGTATGCCTTTAGTGCCGACTCGTTCATGCAGAGCGAGCTCGAGGCCAGCTTCCTCTACGAAGACACGCCCGACCAGCTGAAAGCCACCAACGAGGTGAAGGCCGACATGGAGCAGGAACGCCCCATGGACCGACTCGTATGTGGCGACGTAGGATTCGGCAAGACCGAGGTTGCCATCCGCGCCGCCTTCAAAGCCGCCTGCGACTCGAAGCAAGTGGCCGTCATGGTGCCCACGACGGTGCTGGCCTTTCAGCATTACAAAACATTCAGCAAGCGACTCGAAGGATTCCCCGTCCGAGTAGACTACCTCTCGCGAGCCCGCACCTACCGACAAACCCGGCAAGTGCTCGACGATCTGGCTGCAGGAAAAATCGACATCCTCATCGGTACGCATAAGCTTGTTGGCAAGACCGTAAAGTGGCACGACCTGGGGCTGCTCATCATCGACGAAGAACAAAAGTTCGGTGTCTCCACGAAAGAAAAGCTCCGAACGCTGAAAACCAACGTCGACACCCTCACCATGTCGGCCACCCCCATTCCGCGCACCCTCCAGTTCTCCTTGATGGGTGCCCGCGACATGAGCATCATCAACACGCCGCCGCCCAACCGTCATCCCATCCATACGGAGATAGCCACCTTCAATAGCGAGACCATCGTCGATGCCATTAACTTCGAGATGAGTCGCAACGGGCAAGTCTATTTCGTCAACGACCGCATTTCGTTGCTCCCCGAGCTCGAAAATCTTGTCAAGAGATACATCCCCGATTGCCGCCTTGCCACGGTCCACGGTCGAATGAAGCCCGAGGAAACGGAAAATGTCCTCATCGGCTTCATGAACCACGACTACGACGTGTTGCTTTCCACCTCGATCATCGAAAACGGCATCGACATCTCCAACGCCAACACCATCATCATCAACTCGGCCCACAAAATCGGACTGAGCGACCTGCATCAGATGCGCGGTCGGGTGGGTCGCAGCAATCGCAAAGCCTTCTGCTACCTGCTGGCACCGCCTTTCTCGACCCTCAGTCACGAAGCCCGTCAACGGCTCCAGGCCCTCGAAACCTTCTCCGATCTGGGCAGTGGATTCAACATCGCCATGCAAGATCTCGACATTCGTGGAGCCGGCAACCTGCTCGGAGCCGAGCAGAGCGGATTTCTCGAGGACCTGGGCTACGAAACCTATCAGAAGATACTCTCGCAGGCCGTCACCGAACTGCGCAACGACGAATTCGGCAATCTCTACGACGATGCCCTCGCCAAGGGTGAATCCCTCAGCGGCTCCCAATTCGTAGAAGATTGCAGTCTCGAGAGCGACCTCGAGATGTACTTCCCCGATACCTACGTGCCCGGCGACAGCGAGCGCATGCTCCTCTATCGCGAACTCGACAATATCGACGACGATGCTGAACTCGCAGCCTACCGACAACGCCTCGTCGACCGTTTCGGTCCCGTCCCCCGTCAGGGAGAAGAGCTCATGCACGTCGTCGCCCTGCGTCGCGTCGGCAAACGATTGGGCTGCGAGAAAATCATGCTCAAGCAAGGGCGCATGATGATGCAGTTCGTCTCCAATCCCAAGAGTGCCTACTTCCGCAGTCGAGCTTTCGACAGCATTCTCAACTACATCGCCCGCAACCCCAGTCGTTGCGACTTGAAAGAAATCCACGGTCGCAGGATGATGCATGTCAGCAACATCGCCTCCGTGGAAGAAGCCGTAAGCCTGCTGCGGAAGATGGAAAACACCCTATCTTAAAGCAATACTCCCTAAGGGATGGGCAGAACGGGCTGAAAAATGAGTAACGCGCTCTATGGGATTGTCAGAACTGGCCAAAAAACGAGAAAAACGCCCTACGGGATGGCCAGAATCGGCAAAAAACGAGCAACACGCCCTACGGGATGGCCAAAAATGCCTACTTTTGCAACATGAAAATAAAAATCAACTGGAGGCGACTCCTCCTCTTCCTCACCATCTCCGCCGGACTGCTCTACGTCACCCAGTCGGCCCTCATGGCAATAGGAATCCTCCTGCTACTCTTCGTGGCAGACCATCTGCTGGCAGATTATGCCGACACCCAGGCACGAAAGAAAAATAACAACCATGGAGAAACTGGCCCAACTCTATAAACAATGGAAGGGCGCAGAGCCCGTAACGGTAGAGGCTCTACCCGAGGCAGGCAGCAACCGCCGATACTTCCGACTCACCGATGGCACGGGCATTAGCGTCATCGGTGTCATCGGAACCAGTCGCGACGAAAACCACACCTTCGTCTATCTCACACGCCACTTCACCGACCGACGCCTGCCCGTACCTCACATCTTAGCCGTGAGCGACGACGAACTGCGATACCTCCAAACCGACCTCGGACATACCTCCCTCTTTGAAGCCCTGCGTGGCGGACGAGAGTCGGGAGGACGGTACAATCAACACGAAAAACAACTCCTCACAGCCGTCATCCGCGAGCTGCCCAACATCCAAATGCGCGGAGCCCGCGGGCTCGACTGGACCGCATGCTATCCACAAGCCGAGTTCGACGTAGATAGCGTGCTCTTCGACCTCAACTACTTCAAATATTGCTTTCTCAAAGCTACTGAACTCGACTTCCACGAGCTGAAACTCGAGGCCAACTTCCGACTCTTCGCCAAAGACCTCACCCAGGAGCACAGCGAAAGCTTCCTCTATCGCGACTTCCAAGCCCGCAACGTCATGCTCGGCAAAGACGGACGACCTTACTTCATCGACTACCAAGGCGGACGGAAAGGTCCCTTCTACTACGACTTGGCTTCCTTCCTTTGGCAAGCCTCCGCCAAATACCCCTTCAAACTGCGCCGCGAACTGGTCTACGAATACTACAACTCTCTCAAACACTACACCGAAGTACCCTCTGTGCGCCACTTCGTCGAGCGGCTCAGCCTCTTCGTTCTCTTCCGCACTCTACAAGTGCTCGGAGCCTACGGCTTCCGTGGCTACTTCGAACACAAACGTCACTTCATCGATAGTATCCCCCCGGCGATAGATAATCTGCGCGAGCTACTCAAACTCCGAAAATTCTTCCCCTATCCCTACATGATGGACATGCTACGGCGACTCACCGAGCTGCCCCAGTTTGCCCACATCGAAGAGCCCGCCCTGAGTCGGGCTGACGGATTCCGAACCACGCCCCACACCGTCTATAAAACTCACCCGCAGGACGGGCCCGCCACCTTCTCGAAGTACGACGGCGCGGGGCCTCTCGTCGTCAGTGTCTACAGCTTCTCTTACAGACGCGGCATCCCTGAAGATACCTCGGGCAACGGCGGCGGATACGTCTTCGACTGCCGTGCCACCCACAACCCCGGGCGATACGAACCCTATAAACAGCTCACTGGACTGGACGAACCCGTCATCCGCTTCCTTGAAGACGATGGCGAAATCCTCACCTTCCTCAATGGTGTCTATGCTCTCGCCGACCACCATGTGCGGCGTTACATCCAACGCGGATTTACCAGTCTGATGTTCAGTTTCGGTTGCACCGGCGGTCAGCACCGCAGTGTCTATTCCGCCCAACATCTGGCCGAGCATCTGCACAGCAAGTTCGGCATCGAAGTTCATATTACCCACCGCGAACAAAATATTCACTCCATTCTCCCACCCCAACGCAACACAAAAAAAGAACAATGATGCAAGCCATGATTTTTGCAGCCGGACTGGGCACGCGCCTCAAACCTCTCACCGACACACGACCCAAGGCCCTGGTCGAGGTGGGTGGACAAACGTTGCTGCAACGAACGATCGAACGACTCAAAGGTGCCGGTGCTCGGCGAATCGTCGTCAATGTGCATCATTTTGCTCGTCAGATAGTCGATTATCTCGAGGCAAACCGCCACTTCGGCGTAGACATCGCCATCAGCGACGAAAGTCAGGAGCTGCTTGACACTGGCGGCGGACTCAAACAGGCGCAGTCTCTTTTCTCCGCTGAAGAAAACATCCTCATCCATAATGTAGACATCGTGAGCAATGTCGACCTGCGGGAGTTTGCCCGACGACATCAGTCGTGTCAGGCTCTGTTGCTCGTCAGCGACAGGCCCACCCAACGCTACCTGCTCTTCGACGACGACATGCGTCTTGTGGGCTGGACCCATCTCGCTACCGGCGAGGTACGCACGCCGCACGTCGGGCTCGACCCAACACGCTGCCGCCGACTGGCCTTTGCCGGCATCCACTCCTTCTCGCCCGCCTTGTTTGGCGAGATGGGCACCCGTCCGGCCCGCTTTAGCATCATCGACTTCTACCTCTCTCTTTGCGCCCGCTATGACATCCGCGGGTATGTTGAACCCCATCTGCAACTGCTCGACGTGGGTAAGCTCGACACTCTTTCTCATCTGCCGCCAACGCTCCCGGGATGTCCCCTGAGCGATGCGCAAATCCTTGCCAATCTCTTTTAATAATAACAACGATATGCAACAGAAGATTATCATTCTCGACTTCGGGTCGCAAACCACGCAGCTCATCGGTCGCCGCGTGCGCGAACTCGACACCTTCTGCGAGATTCTCCCCTACAACAAGTTCCCCAAAGACGATGCCTCCGTCATTGGCGTCATCCTGAGCGGATCGCCCTATTCGGTGCACGATGCTGAAGCTTTCCGTACCTGCCTCGACGACTTTGTGGGACGAATTCCTGTCTTAGGCATCTGTTACGGCGCACAGTTCATCGCCAACGAGGGTGGCGGACGAGTAGAACCGGCCGGCACCCGCGAATATGGTCGGGCCCACCTGCAAGACATCGATCTGAACGATCCGCTCTTCCGCGGTTTCGAACCTCACTCGCAGGTGTGGATGAGCCACGGAGATACCATTACAGCTATTCCCGCCCACTGTCGGCCTATTGCCTCGACGACCGATGTGCGTTTTGCTGCCTATGCCAGCACCACGCAACCGCTTTGGGCCGTACAGTTCCACCCCGAGGTGTTTCATACCGTGCAGGGGACGCAGCTGCTCAAAAACTTTGTGGTAGACATCTGTGGCAGTAGACAAGAGTGGAGCCCGGCTTCGTTCGTCGAGACCACCGTGCAGGAGCTCAAAGCCCAGCTTGGCAGCGACCGTGTGATTCTTGGTCTTAGCGGCGGTGTCGACTCCAGTGTCTGCGCCACCCTCTTGGCCCGTGCCATCGGTAACAACCTCACCTGTATCTTCGTCGACCATGGTATGCTGCGCAAGAACGAATTCCAAAAGGTGATGCAAGCCTATCAGGGACTGGGTCTCAACGTCGTGGGTGTGGATGCCAGCGAGAAATTCTTTGCCGACCTCAAAGGCGTGACCGACCCTGAGGAGAAACGCAAAATCATCGGCCGTGACTTCGTCGAGGTTTTCAACGCTGAGGCCCGCAAAATCTCCGATGCCCGTTGGCTGGCTCAAGGCACGATCTACCCCGACCGCATTGAGAGCCTCAGCATCACGGGCATGGTCATCAAAAGCCATCACAATGTGGGCGGACTGCCCAAGGAGATGCACCTCAAGTTGTGCGAACCTTTACAATGGCTCTTCAAAGATGAGGTACGTCGCGTGGGGCAGGAACTGGGCATGCCCGAGCGGCTCATCCGTCGGCATCCTTTCCCTGGTCCCGGACTGGCCGTGCGTATCCTCGGTGACATCACTCCCGAGAAAGTGCGCATTCTGCAAGAGGCTGATGACATCTATATCGAACACCTGCACAACTATCGCTGCGACGATGGCGAAGAACTCTATCACAAGATTTGGCAAGCAGGAGCCGTCTTGCTTTCCAGCATCCGCAGCGTGGGGGTGATGGGCGACGAGCGCACCTATGAACATCCTGTGGCTCTGCGCGCCGTCACCAGTACCGATGCTATGACGGCCGACTGGGCTCATCTACCCTATGACCTCCTGGCCCGCGTCTCTAACGACATCATCAACCGCGTTAAGGGCGTCAACCGCGTCTGCTATGACATCTCCTCCAAGCCGCCCTCGACAATTGAGTGGGAGTAGATGTTAATTGGAAATGAATAATTAGGAAATGTTCAATTGATGATCGAACATTGATAAAAGAGAACTGATCATGCCGCGCGCAGTGATCAGTTCTCTTTTGTTGAATAAACTTGCCATTTGCAACGAAATGAAGAGCGATCGATGCTCAAGCCCCAATCATCCTTGTGACAGATGACCTCCCGATGTGCGGGAGATGACCTCCTGATGTGCAGGAGATGATCTCCCGATACGCAAGAGGTGACTTCCCGCACATCGGGAAGTCACCTCCTGTAAATTTCTAACGGGTTATAAATTTTCTTGCAACGGGTTGGATATTTCAATGTCTCTCACCCTCCTTTCTCCAGTTAGGCTCCCTCCCCTTTACTTCCCTTCGGTCAGTGACCGTTGGTTCGGGGAGGGTCGGGGTGGGGCTTTTAGGACTACTCGAACCCGTCGACCCTGTACCCGCTGCTGCGGGTGTCGCTGCCCACGCCGACGTAGGCACTGCCGAAGGTCAGGCCGTACGCTTTGTCGCCGCTCCATGGGAGAGCACTTGACGACCAATAGTTGCCAATGCCGCCAACGTCGTGCAGCTGACCAGAGATGTATCCACCCAGGGCGGGCAGGTAGAAGTAATTACCTGCATCGGCGGCGGAAGGGAGGCCTGAGTTGTTGATACTACTGCTGAAGTTGACGTAGTCCTTCCATGTTGTACGCATGTCGGTTGTACCGTCGGCAGATTTCTCGGTGTCGTAATTACCCTCTGCCTTTAACACAGACTTCTTCTTAAACCACATACCACCTTTATATAAATGACCCATAGTTGTCCATAATTCATCTGCATCCCAACGTGGATCGCCGTGCATACAATACCAAGACTGCTCGTTAGCGTTTGGAAGGTCTTTGCATGGTGTGTGAGTAGCGTTGAAAGTTGAACCGCTGCCCTCGTGGTACCAACGAGAGTCGCTGTTGTTCTGGGCGTAGTTGCCTGCTGGCTGACTAACATGTGTTGGCTGACCTACGCCTGCTCCCAAGTTTTTTGTCCATTCGTAACCATACCAATATTGCTGCTGTGCGTCCCACATGTAATAATGGTCGCCATCGTAGTCGCGTATGTTAAGGTTGCCATCTATATCATAATAGTTATTCACGTCATAGTTAAAAGCTTTAAAAGCCTTTGTAACAGTACCTTCTATTCCTGTTGAGCCATCCTTTAACCAATAACGTACCTTCAAGGTATGAGTGCCTGGTTTAATAACCATATAGGCTCCATTAACTGCTACATTATCGGAAGCTGTATTCAAAGGGAAACCGTTAGCATAAACTCCACTGCCTTTGGTACTAAGAATTATCTCCTTGCCAGTTCCTGTACTAACACTTTGCAACGTGCCTGTAATTGCGTTCAAGGTATAGGTGCTTGCAATGTCATTATCCGAACTTACTTCTATCTTAGTTAAATAGCAGCTCTGCAACAATGTGTTGCTTACATAAGGGTGAAATACGAGGTAAGCCGCCTGATGCTCTAATTGGAAACTAAAAATTTTTCCTCCTACGCTTCCTGTCGCAGTTGCAGTACCGTAATCGCCAGATACGCCAAAATGCTCAGTATTATTTGGTGTTGACTGACTTTGAGCAGATGGAATAACAACTTGGTTATTGCTACTGTTCTTACCGAAGTAATAAACTTTATAACTTGCACTTGCGCCAAACTTGCCAGGAACTCTATAACGGAAGGAAGCTACCTTCTGAGTTGGAGCGTTGCTACTCTTCTGCAATACACCATCATCATCCTTTACGTAGATATAATCGCCTGCTTCCCAAGAGAAGTCGCTACTGTTATAATCCAACGACGTGCGGGTTTTTGTCTCGTCGCCTGCTACGAAAGTTGTTAGGTTCTTATTCCCCTCCTCGTTTGGCTTTGCTGGGTTCTGAGCCACGTCGTCCTTTGTACATGAGGCCAAGGCCAAGCCTAAGCTCAGCATGATGCCCAAAGACTTTATCCCAGATAAAAGAGACTGATGTTTCATCTTTCTTTTTTCTTTGTTCGTTTTCTTTTTTTGTTAATTAATCGCTTTAGGAATTAGTCGTCCCATGATGAAGAGCTGTCATCGTTAGCTTCTTCGCTACTGTCCTCCTCAAAGTACTCATCACTCCATAAACCGAAAGACTTGGCTGGAGCCGTTGGACCAGTACCGTGATTTGCCTTCTTGTGCTGGCTCGGGAAGGACGTTTCCATGAGATAAGTCATTTCGCTCACTTGGATGATCATGCAACGTGGTGCAGAATAATCCTTCTTTTCTTGTTTCTTTCTCATTGCTTTTTTTGATTTGATTAAAAATTATAGCTATATGTACCCACCTGCGCTGATGCGTTGCCGGGCACGAGCAGTGCTACAAGTAAGAATAAAAATGTGATTGTCTGTTTCATAAATCTCTAATATTTAAAGGGTGAAAAAATGCTGTGAATTCTCCTTTCGTCACCACGAATAGTGGGCACGAAAAGAGAAGCAAAGGGAACTTCGAAGAGCCCTTTGCCTATAGGGGTTGCGCTCGCTTCGCGCGCGCGTATGGAAAAAGCTAAAAAGTGTTACACTACAATAGGTGCGAACATTGTGTGTGTGTGTGTGTGTGTGTGTGTGTGTGTGTGTGTGTGTGTGTGTGTAAGGTAGCGAATTCCTGCGACACTACCAAACAATGGGCGTTAAAAGATGCAGAAAAGTTCGCCCTTTTCTGCCCCGCTGTTATACCTGTATGAAGATGCACGCTACACATTATATAATATATATCCTTTGCGATATGACCTAAAACACGGCGGCAAAGGTAGCACAATCTTTTGATACGAGCAAACTTACGCGCTGCAAATTGCCTGTAACGAGATGGAAAAGAGCTATTCGGCAGACCGTCTGTATGAGAAGAGAGAAGGCTTAGTCGCTGGTACGTGGGTTATTCGTTGGAGAAGTCGGCCACCATCTTGCGATATAGCGCGTAGAGGCGGGTGCGCGAG from Prevotella sp. oral taxon 475 encodes:
- the mfd gene encoding transcription-repair coupling factor, yielding MDKQQILQMYRAQPQTAALEKILEEKEIKNIFLQGLVASAAPTFFAGWAARELQTALFILPDADEAGYFYQDLVQLLGQEDVLFFPSSYRRAVKYGQRDAANEILRTEVLARVGAGRPCYIVAPAEALCERVTSKEQIDERTLTISVSQTVDPSELAQTLRGFGFSEVDYVYEPGQFALRGSIVDVYSYSSELPFRIDFFGDEVDTLRTFDVESQLSHDRRTAVEIVPQLGATVSEKISFLRFLPKETLLVMKDFGYIRDIVERTYKEGFLSQFMTERMEGISEIEQRQLMDDMQRERQLITASEFTADAANLKHLYIGAQPVGVPQVTIPFHTTAQPLFHKNFDLLRQTLEHYQGQGYRLLILAESRKQQERLHEILSAEEEPDSKTTTDRSSRFASSPRSPLPLEYPGEFTLHEGFVDNDLRVCFFTDHQIFDRFHKYSLKSDRARAGKLALTMKELQEMEPGDFIVHVDFGVGRFGGLMRVPTGNSYQEMIRIIYQNNDKVDVSIHSLYKIAKYRKSTSGEPPRLSTLGTGAWERLKERTKTRIKDIARDLIRLYAKRRMKKGYAFSADSFMQSELEASFLYEDTPDQLKATNEVKADMEQERPMDRLVCGDVGFGKTEVAIRAAFKAACDSKQVAVMVPTTVLAFQHYKTFSKRLEGFPVRVDYLSRARTYRQTRQVLDDLAAGKIDILIGTHKLVGKTVKWHDLGLLIIDEEQKFGVSTKEKLRTLKTNVDTLTMSATPIPRTLQFSLMGARDMSIINTPPPNRHPIHTEIATFNSETIVDAINFEMSRNGQVYFVNDRISLLPELENLVKRYIPDCRLATVHGRMKPEETENVLIGFMNHDYDVLLSTSIIENGIDISNANTIIINSAHKIGLSDLHQMRGRVGRSNRKAFCYLLAPPFSTLSHEARQRLQALETFSDLGSGFNIAMQDLDIRGAGNLLGAEQSGFLEDLGYETYQKILSQAVTELRNDEFGNLYDDALAKGESLSGSQFVEDCSLESDLEMYFPDTYVPGDSERMLLYRELDNIDDDAELAAYRQRLVDRFGPVPRQGEELMHVVALRRVGKRLGCEKIMLKQGRMMMQFVSNPKSAYFRSRAFDSILNYIARNPSRCDLKEIHGRRMMHVSNIASVEEAVSLLRKMENTLS
- a CDS encoding UDP-N-acetyl glucosamine 2-epimerase; protein product: MNVCIVAGARPNFIKVAPIVHAIDKAREQGRRIDYQLVYAGRADDPALEPTLFADLQIPRPTACLGVDCTNLNELTGQVMSAFETHLQAHPATVVIVVDDLASTLAAAIVAKKQGLLLAHLVAGTRSFDINMPKEINRLVIDGLSDLLFTAGPGSNSIATREGAEPSKIYLVGNILMDTLRHNRNRFVRPRQLETLGAKDGAYLVFTLNRKALIARRTLLQDMLQELIRQAGSHPIIAPLRQEAAQIVGECIQRFDTHTAATFHLIPPLSYLEFGYLTAHAKGIITDSGNVAEEATFNGVPCITLNSYTEHIETVKTGTNLLVGEDAQRLGQAIAQLVQDRWKNAAIPDRWDGRSAERIVSILLEQQP
- a CDS encoding transporter, which encodes MKIKINWRRLLLFLTISAGLLYVTQSALMAIGILLLLFVADHLLADYADTQARKKNNNHGETGPTL
- a CDS encoding nucleotidyltransferase family protein, producing the protein MMQAMIFAAGLGTRLKPLTDTRPKALVEVGGQTLLQRTIERLKGAGARRIVVNVHHFARQIVDYLEANRHFGVDIAISDESQELLDTGGGLKQAQSLFSAEENILIHNVDIVSNVDLREFARRHQSCQALLLVSDRPTQRYLLFDDDMRLVGWTHLATGEVRTPHVGLDPTRCRRLAFAGIHSFSPALFGEMGTRPARFSIIDFYLSLCARYDIRGYVEPHLQLLDVGKLDTLSHLPPTLPGCPLSDAQILANLF
- the guaA gene encoding glutamine-hydrolyzing GMP synthase, producing MQQKIIILDFGSQTTQLIGRRVRELDTFCEILPYNKFPKDDASVIGVILSGSPYSVHDAEAFRTCLDDFVGRIPVLGICYGAQFIANEGGGRVEPAGTREYGRAHLQDIDLNDPLFRGFEPHSQVWMSHGDTITAIPAHCRPIASTTDVRFAAYASTTQPLWAVQFHPEVFHTVQGTQLLKNFVVDICGSRQEWSPASFVETTVQELKAQLGSDRVILGLSGGVDSSVCATLLARAIGNNLTCIFVDHGMLRKNEFQKVMQAYQGLGLNVVGVDASEKFFADLKGVTDPEEKRKIIGRDFVEVFNAEARKISDARWLAQGTIYPDRIESLSITGMVIKSHHNVGGLPKEMHLKLCEPLQWLFKDEVRRVGQELGMPERLIRRHPFPGPGLAVRILGDITPEKVRILQEADDIYIEHLHNYRCDDGEELYHKIWQAGAVLLSSIRSVGVMGDERTYEHPVALRAVTSTDAMTADWAHLPYDLLARVSNDIINRVKGVNRVCYDISSKPPSTIEWE
- a CDS encoding polyprenol monophosphomannose synthase, which produces MNNPQSDSIVIIPTYNEKENIEKIIRAVFDLEKCFHLLVIDDGSPDGTATIVRRLMDETFEGRLFLLERSGKLGLGTAYIAGFKWALERNYEYIFEMDADFSHDPADLPRLYAACHDEGNDVAIGSRYVSGVNVVNWPIGRVLMSYFASKYVRLVTGFRVHDTTAGFKCYRRRVLATIPLDEVRFKGYGFQIEMKYTAYKIGFKIKEVPVIFVNRREGTSKMSGGIFGEAFFGVMRLRLDGWLRKYPQMPG
- a CDS encoding phosphotransferase — its product is MEKLAQLYKQWKGAEPVTVEALPEAGSNRRYFRLTDGTGISVIGVIGTSRDENHTFVYLTRHFTDRRLPVPHILAVSDDELRYLQTDLGHTSLFEALRGGRESGGRYNQHEKQLLTAVIRELPNIQMRGARGLDWTACYPQAEFDVDSVLFDLNYFKYCFLKATELDFHELKLEANFRLFAKDLTQEHSESFLYRDFQARNVMLGKDGRPYFIDYQGGRKGPFYYDLASFLWQASAKYPFKLRRELVYEYYNSLKHYTEVPSVRHFVERLSLFVLFRTLQVLGAYGFRGYFEHKRHFIDSIPPAIDNLRELLKLRKFFPYPYMMDMLRRLTELPQFAHIEEPALSRADGFRTTPHTVYKTHPQDGPATFSKYDGAGPLVVSVYSFSYRRGIPEDTSGNGGGYVFDCRATHNPGRYEPYKQLTGLDEPVIRFLEDDGEILTFLNGVYALADHHVRRYIQRGFTSLMFSFGCTGGQHRSVYSAQHLAEHLHSKFGIEVHITHREQNIHSILPPQRNTKKEQ